The genomic DNA AGCGGCCGCATCGCGAGCTCGCCATGCACGAAGAAGCTCTTCTGCCGCTCGACGATCGCGTTGGACACGCGAAGGATGGTGTCGAAGCGCTGCTGGATGTTCTTGATGAACCAGCGCGCCTCCTGCAAGCGCTGCGACAGCGCCTGGCTGCCCTCGCCCTTGTGCTGCTTGAGCGCGCCGGCGTAGATGTCGTGCACGCGCAGGCGCGGCATGACCTCGGGATTGAGCATGACGCGGAACTTGACGTTCGTGCCCTGGCCGATGCGCGTGACGATCACGTCGGGCACGACGACGTTGCGCTCGACATCGACGAAGCGGCGCCCCGGCTTGGGCTCGAGCCTGGCGATCACCTGCAGCGCGGCACGCACCGTGTCTTCGCTGCTGCGGGTGAGCGTGGCCAGGCGCTTGAAATCGCGCCGCGCGAGCAGCTCCATCGGCTGCTTGCAGACGGCGATCGCGGTCTTGCGGATCTGCGCCTCCTGGTCGCCCTCGTTCGCATGCGCCAGCGCGCGCAGCTGGATCGTGAGGCATTCGCCGAGGCTGCGGGCGCCGACGCCGACCGGCTCCAGGCTCTGCAGCAGACCGAGCGCGACCTGGAAGTGGTGCACCAGCTCGTCGAACTGGTCGTTGTCTTCGCCCGCGAGGCCGGAGGCGAGCGCCGGCAGCGAGTCCTCGAGGTAGCCGTCGTCGTTGAGCGACTCGATCAGGAAGCGCAGCGCGGCGCGGTCGTTGTCGTCCAGCCGCAGGCCCAGTGCCTGGCGGTGCAGGAAAGATTGCAGCGACTCCTGGCTGCGCGCCAGTTCGGTGGCATCGGCACGCTCGTCGTCGCCGAGGTTGTTGGCGCGCGCGGGCGCGTCGCCGCCCCACTCGCTGTCGTCGGGTGCCACATCGACGGTGCCATCGCCTTCCCAGCCGGGCTCCCCATCCGTGCTGTCAGCCGTGGCCGGCGCGTCGGCTTCGGCCGCGGTGCTCGTGCTGCCGACGCCGGCGTCAGCCAGCGGCGCGGACGGGCCGGCCGGCAGCTCGCCGTCGCCCTCGGCCAGGCGATCGTCGTCGCGCACCGGTGCATCGGCCGCGTCGAGCCCGAACTCCTCGCGCTGCGCTTCTTCGGCGGTGCGTTCGAGGAACGGGTTGTCGTCGAGCATCTGCTCGACTTCCTGGCTCAGCTCGAGCGTGGACAGCTGCAGCAGCCGGATCGACTGCTGCAGCTGCGGCGTGAGCGCGAGATGCTGAGAGACTCGAAGCGAGAGACCCTGCTTCATCGGATTGCCGTCCCTACATCCGGAAATGCTCGCCCAGGTACACGCGCCGCACCTCGGCGTTGTCGACGATCTCCGAAG from Variovorax sp. PBL-E5 includes the following:
- a CDS encoding RNA polymerase factor sigma-54; this translates as MKQGLSLRVSQHLALTPQLQQSIRLLQLSTLELSQEVEQMLDDNPFLERTAEEAQREEFGLDAADAPVRDDDRLAEGDGELPAGPSAPLADAGVGSTSTAAEADAPATADSTDGEPGWEGDGTVDVAPDDSEWGGDAPARANNLGDDERADATELARSQESLQSFLHRQALGLRLDDNDRAALRFLIESLNDDGYLEDSLPALASGLAGEDNDQFDELVHHFQVALGLLQSLEPVGVGARSLGECLTIQLRALAHANEGDQEAQIRKTAIAVCKQPMELLARRDFKRLATLTRSSEDTVRAALQVIARLEPKPGRRFVDVERNVVVPDVIVTRIGQGTNVKFRVMLNPEVMPRLRVHDIYAGALKQHKGEGSQALSQRLQEARWFIKNIQQRFDTILRVSNAIVERQKSFFVHGELAMRPLVLREIADELGLHESTISRVTTAKYMATPYGTVELKYFFGSALGTETGGNASSTAVRALIKQFVSAEDTRKPLSDSQVSEMLKEQGIECARRTVAKYREALRIAPANLRKAL